The proteins below come from a single Chitinophaga pinensis DSM 2588 genomic window:
- the pgi gene encoding glucose-6-phosphate isomerase produces MFPTTNPTATKAWQQLEQHASKMKETHLRTLFAKDADRFDKFTLSFEEILFDYSKNILTEETLQYLLQLAKETGVEEGIKAMFSAEKINATENRAVLHTALRNFSGNPVVLDGKDVMPEVHAVLNKMESFTKRIHSGEWKGYTGKPIRYIVNIGIGGSDLGPVMVTEALKPYWKEGIQPYFVSNVDGTHIAETLKKVTPEETLFLIASKTFTTQETMTNALTARQWFLDTAKDEAFVAKHFAALSTNEKAVTAFGIDPANMFEFWDWVGGRYSLWSAIGLSISLTVGFDHFKALLEGAHAVDNHFRTTPLEKNIPAIMALIGLWYGNFFDTATEAILAYDQYMHRFAAYFQQGNMESNGKYVDRNGQAVSYETGPIVWGEPGTNGQHAFYQLIHQGTRIIPADFIAPAISHNPIGDHHVKLLSNFFAQTEALMNGKTEEEVRAELVKSGLKEEEIQKLLPYKVFTGNRPTNSFLVKEITPRTLGSLVALYEHKIFVQGVIWNIYSFDQWGVELGKQLANKILPELESADVVTSHDASTNGLINAWKQMKK; encoded by the coding sequence ATGTTCCCAACGACTAATCCTACTGCTACAAAAGCCTGGCAACAGCTGGAGCAGCATGCATCCAAGATGAAGGAAACGCACCTCCGCACACTGTTTGCGAAGGATGCTGACAGATTCGATAAGTTTACTCTTTCTTTTGAAGAAATATTGTTCGACTACTCAAAGAACATCCTCACAGAAGAAACGCTTCAATATTTACTGCAACTGGCCAAAGAAACCGGTGTTGAAGAAGGTATCAAAGCCATGTTCAGTGCAGAAAAAATCAATGCGACAGAAAACAGGGCCGTACTGCATACCGCACTCCGTAACTTCTCCGGCAATCCGGTAGTACTGGACGGAAAAGACGTAATGCCTGAAGTACACGCCGTACTGAATAAAATGGAGAGCTTTACTAAGCGTATCCACAGCGGCGAGTGGAAAGGTTATACCGGTAAGCCTATACGTTACATCGTGAACATCGGTATCGGTGGTTCCGACCTGGGTCCGGTAATGGTGACAGAAGCCCTGAAGCCTTACTGGAAGGAAGGTATTCAGCCTTATTTCGTATCCAACGTAGACGGTACCCACATCGCTGAAACACTGAAAAAAGTAACGCCGGAAGAAACCCTCTTCCTGATCGCTTCTAAAACTTTCACCACACAGGAAACTATGACCAATGCATTAACTGCACGTCAGTGGTTCCTCGATACGGCAAAAGATGAAGCTTTTGTAGCAAAACACTTTGCGGCACTGTCTACCAATGAAAAAGCAGTAACCGCATTCGGTATAGATCCGGCTAACATGTTCGAATTCTGGGACTGGGTTGGCGGCCGTTATTCATTATGGTCCGCAATCGGTCTGAGTATCTCCCTCACCGTTGGTTTTGATCATTTCAAAGCATTACTCGAAGGTGCACATGCAGTAGATAATCACTTCCGTACAACGCCGTTAGAGAAGAATATTCCTGCTATCATGGCCCTGATCGGCCTGTGGTATGGTAACTTCTTCGATACCGCTACAGAAGCGATCCTGGCATACGACCAGTACATGCACCGCTTTGCCGCTTACTTCCAGCAGGGTAACATGGAAAGTAATGGTAAATATGTAGACCGTAACGGTCAGGCTGTTTCTTACGAAACCGGTCCTATCGTATGGGGTGAACCAGGTACTAACGGACAGCACGCATTCTATCAGCTGATCCACCAGGGTACCCGTATCATTCCGGCTGACTTCATCGCACCTGCCATTAGTCACAACCCGATCGGCGATCATCATGTGAAGCTGTTATCTAACTTCTTCGCACAGACAGAAGCACTGATGAACGGTAAGACAGAAGAAGAAGTACGCGCAGAACTGGTTAAATCCGGTCTGAAAGAAGAAGAAATTCAGAAATTACTGCCTTATAAAGTATTCACCGGTAACAGACCTACCAACTCTTTCCTCGTAAAAGAAATCACACCAAGAACCCTCGGTTCACTGGTAGCACTGTATGAGCATAAGATCTTTGTACAGGGTGTTATCTGGAATATCTACAGCTTTGATCAGTGGGGTGTGGAACTGGGTAAACAACTGGCGAACAAGATTCTGCCTGAACTGGAAAGTGCGGATGTTGTGACCAGCCATGACGCCTCTACGAATGGCCTGATCAATGCCTGGAAGCAGATGAAGAAATAA
- a CDS encoding DUF3276 family protein, whose translation MAYENTNQQERNNDSIFSKRLKAGKRRTYFFDVKTTRGNDYFLTITESKKRFNDNGYDRHKVFLYKEDFNKFLNALTETINYVKTELMPDFDFDAYNHDYVRDDEDGEGAEAAVESVVEAAVVAAPVAASASSHTEDVDKW comes from the coding sequence GTGGCGTACGAAAATACCAATCAGCAGGAAAGAAATAATGACAGTATCTTTTCTAAACGATTGAAAGCGGGCAAAAGGAGAACTTACTTCTTTGATGTAAAGACCACTCGTGGAAATGATTATTTTCTGACCATTACTGAAAGCAAAAAACGCTTTAACGACAATGGTTATGACAGGCACAAAGTGTTCCTGTACAAGGAAGACTTCAACAAGTTCCTGAATGCATTGACAGAGACCATCAACTACGTGAAAACTGAGTTGATGCCCGACTTCGATTTTGATGCCTACAACCATGACTACGTACGTGATGATGAAGATGGCGAAGGTGCAGAAGCTGCTGTTGAATCAGTAGTAGAAGCTGCTGTTGTTGCAGCGCCTGTTGCCGCATCTGCTTCTTCTCATACTGAGGACGTAGACAAATGGTAA
- a CDS encoding ABC transporter ATP-binding protein: MKHLATLNKYFVKYKWRFLTGLTCTAVSIVFSVFQPIMVRQIFDLLAQNLDNYNLLSDTGLKAAFRGQFTSVLAFYGVSILLFALLSGFFLYLQRQSLIVMSRYIEYDLKNEIYQHYQLLDLNFFKMHRTGDLMSRITEDVSRVRMYVGPAIMYATRTIFMIVIVVYLMIDVNPLLTLYTLSPLPVLALIIYYVNHIIHRKSERIQSQLSNITSIAQESYSGIRVIKSYVQEEDSIKHFEQASEAYKISSVSLAKTDALFQPSMALMIGLSVVITIFIGGIQVIHGTITVGNLAEFVIYVNMLMFPFFSIGMVASMIQRAAASQQRLNEFLDIKPAITDYPGAVNMDIKGEVVFKNVSFTYPHTGIQAIKNFNLTVKAGEKVAVIGRTGSGKSTLAQLLIRMYDPQEGEVLLDQQNIRQVKLESLRSQISYVPQDVFLFSDTIQNNIRFGTPEANPETVRKAARQASVEKDILNFTEGFDTVVGERGVTLSGGQKQRISIARGLIKDPNLLVFDDCLSAVDARTEKEIIGNLYAYLKEKTAIIITHRIFALFEFDKIIVLDEGKIIETGTHNELLALNGYYAELYARQQSGEEETVIE; the protein is encoded by the coding sequence ATGAAACACCTGGCCACACTAAACAAGTATTTTGTAAAGTACAAATGGAGATTCCTGACCGGATTGACCTGTACTGCTGTATCTATTGTATTCAGCGTGTTCCAGCCTATCATGGTGCGGCAGATCTTTGATCTGCTGGCACAAAATCTCGATAATTACAACCTGCTCAGCGACACCGGACTAAAAGCTGCTTTCCGCGGACAATTTACCAGTGTACTGGCATTCTACGGCGTCAGCATCCTGCTGTTTGCCCTCCTCTCCGGATTCTTCCTCTATCTGCAACGGCAATCCCTCATTGTAATGAGCCGTTACATTGAATACGACCTCAAAAACGAAATTTACCAGCACTATCAGCTGCTGGATCTCAACTTCTTTAAAATGCACCGTACCGGTGATTTAATGAGCCGTATTACGGAAGACGTATCCAGGGTACGCATGTACGTAGGGCCTGCTATTATGTATGCTACCCGCACCATCTTTATGATCGTGATCGTGGTGTACCTGATGATAGACGTAAACCCGTTACTGACATTATACACATTATCTCCGCTGCCTGTACTGGCGCTGATCATCTATTATGTGAATCATATCATTCACCGTAAAAGTGAGCGTATACAGTCGCAGTTATCCAATATTACTTCCATTGCACAGGAATCTTACTCCGGTATCAGGGTGATCAAGTCCTATGTACAGGAAGAAGACAGCATTAAACATTTCGAGCAGGCCAGCGAAGCGTATAAGATCAGTTCTGTGAGCCTGGCGAAAACCGATGCTTTATTCCAGCCAAGTATGGCGCTGATGATCGGTCTGAGTGTGGTAATCACCATCTTTATCGGTGGTATCCAGGTGATCCATGGCACGATTACCGTGGGTAATCTGGCGGAATTTGTGATCTATGTAAATATGCTGATGTTCCCGTTCTTTTCCATCGGAATGGTAGCATCCATGATACAACGTGCAGCGGCCAGTCAGCAACGTCTCAACGAATTTCTTGATATCAAACCGGCTATCACGGACTATCCTGGTGCTGTTAACATGGATATCAAGGGTGAGGTAGTCTTTAAGAATGTGTCTTTTACATATCCGCATACTGGTATTCAGGCGATCAAAAACTTCAATCTTACGGTAAAAGCTGGTGAGAAAGTGGCGGTCATCGGTCGTACCGGTTCCGGTAAATCTACCCTTGCACAGCTGCTCATACGTATGTATGACCCGCAGGAGGGAGAGGTGTTGCTGGACCAGCAGAATATCCGGCAGGTAAAACTGGAAAGTCTGCGTAGTCAGATCAGTTATGTACCGCAGGACGTTTTCCTGTTTTCGGATACGATCCAGAATAACATCCGTTTTGGTACGCCGGAGGCGAATCCGGAAACCGTAAGAAAAGCCGCCCGTCAGGCTTCTGTAGAAAAGGACATCCTGAATTTTACGGAAGGCTTTGATACGGTAGTAGGGGAGAGAGGGGTGACACTTAGCGGCGGACAGAAACAACGTATCTCCATTGCCCGTGGTCTGATCAAGGATCCGAACCTGTTAGTATTTGACGATTGTCTGTCTGCCGTAGATGCCCGAACGGAGAAAGAGATCATTGGTAACCTCTACGCTTATCTGAAAGAGAAAACCGCTATCATTATTACCCATCGCATTTTCGCGTTATTTGAGTTTGATAAGATCATTGTCCTGGATGAAGGTAAAATCATTGAAACAGGTACACATAACGAATTATTGGCATTAAACGGTTACTACGCTGAGTTATACGCCCGCCAGCAGTCTGGCGAAGAGGAAACCGTAATAGAATAG